The Mucilaginibacter defluvii genome contains the following window.
GAGCATATTGGTTCTATAAATAAACAATCGCTTACTAGGTATTACAAGTTAAAGGAGTTTTACCTTGATAAGCAGGCAGTGAGAATATATTCCGTATTCAAGACTTCAGGGAAATATGATCAGAATTTTGATATGACTATTTACTGTGCCGTGCCAATACGGGATTCTTTGGAAAGTCAACCGGCAAATAATGTAGGTCTTAATACCGGTCGGGGTAATTTCCGCATCGATATGAAAAAGGCGCTGATATTGGTGAATGGGAAGAAGTTTTCAAATGATAGTCTTAAATACATCGACCCTAATACAGTTACTGATGTGCAGGTTATTAATCCTAAAGCATCTGTTGCGCTTTATGGCAATGCGGCTAAATATGGGGTGGTACATGTAATTATAAAAGATAAGCCTATAGATAGTGGTTCGCTCGCTGTTGCTGAGAATCCAAATGCTTGGCTGGCTGTTTCTTACAAGAAAACTATCTCGAACGACCTGTCTCCACAGGAAAAGGAAACGGCCTATAATAATTTTGCTGCTGTATCTCAGTCAGAATTTAACAAGGTAGATCAGGGTACATTTATCTATCTCGAAAGGCTCCGTAAAAGTGACGACCTGTCAAACTTTCGTACCGCGATAAGCCAAAAGGATAAAAGTATTGTTGCAGATAAAACCATATTATTAAAACCTGCTTACGAACCGTTTGAATCGCGGGCAGGCAACAGCTTTAAGTGGATATTCGGCTCATTTGGTATCGGTGCATTTGTCTTTTTCATTTTCATTCAGTTTTTCCCGCTTCGCAAAAATCATCAGCGTAAGTTGAGCTCAAAGCGATTCAGATGGCTGTGGCTAAACGATGTTAAGACGATTTTATGGCCAAGAACAGGATATGTTGTAACGCCAATACTTATTGTATTAAATATAACGGTATTTTTTGCCATGGTAATCGCAGGTTTAGGTTTCATATCTTTCAGCTCAACCGATCTGCTGCTTTGGGGTGCCGATTATCGGCCTGCTGTTATGGATGGCGATTACTGGCGTTTGTTCACAGCTACGTTTCTGCATGGTGGAGTAATGCACCTGTTTTTAAATATGTATGGACTTATGTTTATAGGCGTTATGCTTGAACCGGTTATTGGCAGCCGAAAATTCGCACTGGCTTACCTTTTTGCTGGCCTTGCCGGCAGCGCGGCAAGTTTGTGGTGGCACCCTGCAACGGTTGGCGTAGGTGCTTCGGGTGCTATTTTTGGGATGTATGGCGTTTACCTGGCGTTGCTAACTACCAGCATGTACACGTCAGCGCAACGAAAAATATTGCTTACCAATATGGTTATTTTCATTGGCATTAACCTGCTTATGGGTATAAGAGGCGCAGTTGATAATGCCGCGCATATCGGGGGACTAGTAACAGGTATAATAGCCGGTTATGCTGTTTATCCCTTCATAAAACAGCGCATTGATAGTAGTAATAATGAGCAAGAATTATTGCATGAACCGGAAGAGAATGCCGTGTAACATTAACCCTCTATCTTCAACAAATAAGTAGCCTTTTTACCGGCAACCTTATGCTGGTCATCAAATTGCTCTTCGGCAATGAGGATGCTGTTTGACAAGAATTCTTTGCCAAGTACTTCTTCAGCCTGATCAATATTGTATTCTTTATCTTTTATTAGGAAGAAGAAACCATAGTCGGATTTGCGGAGTTCTTTCATGCTGACCATAGCTTTTCGCGTGGTAAAATCAATCGGTATCGTATATTGTACTCTTACAAGCTTTCCTTTTTGTATCCCGGGTTTCCATTTAGGCGAGTTAGTTAAAACCCTTACAGCCTCTGCCTCACAACCGGCACCAATGCAGCTTAAGGGTGTAGCTTCAACAATACTTCCATCTTTATCAACAATAAATTGCATCTTCAGCTTGCCGTTAATGCCTATAAGTTGAGCGACTTCAGGGTATTTTAAACTTTTCTCGATGTATTTGCAAAATGCTTCAATGCCTCCTTTAAACTGAGGTTGCATTTCGTCATCGTCTATTATCGGTATCGTTGTATCAGGAATTTGAGGGTTTTTTACCTCAATTATCTTCGATGAAGAAGATGTTGTATCTTGCTTTTCCTGCCCGTAAGCGACAATTGAAGTTATTGCAGTAATAATTAAAGTAAAAACAGGTTTCATTTAGGTTTGGTTTATCAGACTAATTTATACAATTATCAACTTGTCGTCAAGGCAATAGGTGTTTTGTTGAGGCTGATGACGTAACTGCATGACACCTAAATAAATATTTTAAAAATAACTTCGTAACTATTTGACAATTAAAGTAAAATTTCTAACTTTGCCGTCCCTTAAACGGGAATATTACGCCTTGAACGAAGCCCTACTGCTTCGATGGGCTTTAACAAATTAAAAGAAATGTCAGGAATTATTGGTAAAAAAGTAGGAATGACCAGCATTTTCGACGAGTCAGGGAAAAACATCCCATGTACTGTGATCGAGGCTGGCCCTTGCGTAGTTACGCAAGTGAAGTCTGTTGAAGCAGACGGGTATGCTGCTGTTCAGTTGGCATACGGCGAAAAAAAGGAAAAAAACACTACTGCTCCTTTAAAAGGCCATTTCCAAAAAGCCGGCACTGCGCCAAAAAGCAAGCTGGTTGAGTTCAAATCATTCGAGGATCAAAAATCATTAGGCGACACCGTTACTGTCGACATTTTTGAGATTGGTGATTTTGTGGACGTGGTTGGTACCTCAAAAGGTAAAGGTTTTCAGGGTGTTGTAAAGCGCCACGGGTTTGGCGGTGTGGGTATGCAAACTCACGGCCAGCACAACCGTTTACGTGCGCCGGGTTCATTAGGTGCGTCATCATGGCCATCACGCGTATTTAAAGGTATGCGCATGGCGGGACAAACCGGTAACGTTCGCGTTAAGGTTCAGAACCTGGAAGTAGTAAAGGTATTTGCTGAGCAAAACCTATTAGTTGTTAAAGGTTCCATCCCAGGAGCCAAGGGTTCATTCGTAATAGTGGATA
Protein-coding sequences here:
- a CDS encoding rhomboid family intramembrane serine protease → MNKFFVKLRHVFLPFLLISVTTISAYVLVHWLVFIKFELFELDDLWQNFIIPGAVAVIMAYIFIPPIIKRLDFTARKNKSGDPVNGAMIFVIISILPALFIALNCVETKTGKLTTLEHIGSINKQSLTRYYKLKEFYLDKQAVRIYSVFKTSGKYDQNFDMTIYCAVPIRDSLESQPANNVGLNTGRGNFRIDMKKALILVNGKKFSNDSLKYIDPNTVTDVQVINPKASVALYGNAAKYGVVHVIIKDKPIDSGSLAVAENPNAWLAVSYKKTISNDLSPQEKETAYNNFAAVSQSEFNKVDQGTFIYLERLRKSDDLSNFRTAISQKDKSIVADKTILLKPAYEPFESRAGNSFKWIFGSFGIGAFVFFIFIQFFPLRKNHQRKLSSKRFRWLWLNDVKTILWPRTGYVVTPILIVLNITVFFAMVIAGLGFISFSSTDLLLWGADYRPAVMDGDYWRLFTATFLHGGVMHLFLNMYGLMFIGVMLEPVIGSRKFALAYLFAGLAGSAASLWWHPATVGVGASGAIFGMYGVYLALLTTSMYTSAQRKILLTNMVIFIGINLLMGIRGAVDNAAHIGGLVTGIIAGYAVYPFIKQRIDSSNNEQELLHEPEENAV
- the rplC gene encoding 50S ribosomal protein L3, producing the protein MSGIIGKKVGMTSIFDESGKNIPCTVIEAGPCVVTQVKSVEADGYAAVQLAYGEKKEKNTTAPLKGHFQKAGTAPKSKLVEFKSFEDQKSLGDTVTVDIFEIGDFVDVVGTSKGKGFQGVVKRHGFGGVGMQTHGQHNRLRAPGSLGASSWPSRVFKGMRMAGQTGNVRVKVQNLEVVKVFAEQNLLVVKGSIPGAKGSFVIVDK
- a CDS encoding energy transducer TonB, whose translation is MKPVFTLIITAITSIVAYGQEKQDTTSSSSKIIEVKNPQIPDTTIPIIDDDEMQPQFKGGIEAFCKYIEKSLKYPEVAQLIGINGKLKMQFIVDKDGSIVEATPLSCIGAGCEAEAVRVLTNSPKWKPGIQKGKLVRVQYTIPIDFTTRKAMVSMKELRKSDYGFFFLIKDKEYNIDQAEEVLGKEFLSNSILIAEEQFDDQHKVAGKKATYLLKIEG